A window of Lacibacter sediminis contains these coding sequences:
- the gldC gene encoding gliding motility protein GldC — protein MHKSNISIDVYLDEQKVPEQIKWKASDSSADMDQTAKAMMLAFWDGADKSALRIDLWTKEMMVDEMADFYYQLLMTMADTFNRATNQPELSAEMKEFAKDFMQKFKKEQLNQNQ, from the coding sequence ATGCATAAAAGTAATATATCTATCGACGTTTATTTAGATGAACAAAAAGTACCTGAGCAAATTAAATGGAAGGCTAGCGACAGTAGTGCAGACATGGACCAGACTGCAAAAGCTATGATGCTGGCGTTTTGGGATGGTGCTGATAAATCAGCTCTTCGTATTGATCTCTGGACAAAAGAAATGATGGTTGATGAAATGGCAGATTTCTATTATCAGTTACTCATGACCATGGCCGATACATTCAATCGTGCAACAAACCAACCCGAACTGAGTGCCGAAATGAAAGAGTTTGCAAAAGACTTCATGCAGAAATTTAAAAAAGAACAGCTTAATCAAAATCAGTAA
- a CDS encoding GatB/YqeY domain-containing protein, translating into MSLEENVMAQLKDAMKAKDEAGLRGLRAIKAAILLAKTSEGGGEITADDEIKLLQKLVKQRKDSLDIFRQQNRADLAQKEEEEIAIIEKFLPKQMDAEELKMIIAGIITETGASSPADMGKVMGVASKQLAGRADGKTISAVVKELLSK; encoded by the coding sequence ATGAGCCTGGAAGAAAACGTTATGGCACAATTGAAAGATGCCATGAAAGCAAAAGATGAAGCAGGATTACGTGGTCTTAGAGCAATTAAAGCAGCTATCCTGCTGGCTAAAACCTCAGAAGGGGGCGGCGAAATTACGGCTGATGATGAAATAAAACTGTTGCAGAAGCTTGTTAAGCAGAGGAAAGATTCACTTGATATTTTCCGTCAGCAAAACAGAGCCGATCTTGCCCAGAAAGAAGAAGAAGAAATTGCCATTATCGAAAAATTCCTTCCAAAACAAATGGATGCGGAAGAATTGAAAATGATCATTGCAGGAATTATTACAGAAACCGGCGCATCATCACCTGCCGATATGGGTAAAGTGATGGGTGTTGCCAGCAAACAGTTGGCAGGCCGGGCCGATGGTAAAACAATCAGCGCTGTGGTAAAAGAACTTTTAAGCAAATAG
- a CDS encoding CvpA family protein, which yields MIIDIVVLIALAFAIIKGLRSGLIVAVFSIIAFVIGLAAALKLSTVVAAWLAQSTNINTQWLPFIAFAAVFFLTVFAIRAVAKLIEKAVDLAWMGWANKLGGALGYAILYLLILSVLFFYAAEMKLLTDETIAASRTYEFIQPLGPKVIDAIGVVLPIFSNMFSQLEDFFEKLGTQIKQQ from the coding sequence ATGATCATTGATATTGTTGTATTGATCGCTCTTGCTTTTGCAATAATAAAAGGTTTGCGCAGTGGCTTGATCGTTGCTGTTTTTTCAATTATTGCATTTGTAATTGGATTAGCAGCGGCTCTTAAGCTGAGTACAGTGGTGGCCGCCTGGCTGGCACAATCAACAAACATCAATACACAATGGTTACCTTTTATTGCATTTGCTGCGGTTTTTTTCCTGACAGTATTTGCAATAAGAGCAGTGGCAAAGCTCATTGAAAAAGCAGTTGATCTAGCTTGGATGGGTTGGGCAAATAAACTTGGTGGTGCGTTAGGCTATGCAATACTTTACCTGTTAATACTAAGTGTTTTATTTTTCTATGCTGCAGAAATGAAATTATTGACAGACGAAACTATAGCAGCTTCCCGAACATATGAATTTATTCAGCCGTTGGGACCAAAAGTGATCGATGCAATTGGCGTTGTATTACCCATTTTCAGCAATATGTTTTCGCAGTTAGAAGACTTCTTTGAGAAGCTGGGTACACAAATAAAGCAGCAATAA
- a CDS encoding alpha/beta fold hydrolase: protein MNYEIIQEGKFKYIEVGEGEPLMLLHGLFGALSNFKDLLDYFSKRNKVVVPMLPLFELDLLHTSVGGLEKYVQKFIEFKGYDNIHMLGNSLGGHVALVHVLKHPQRIKSLILTGSSGLFENGMGDTYPKRGDYEYIRKKTEVTFYDPAMATKELVDEVYDIVNQRLKVIKVIALAKSAIRNNLGDELKEIKTPTLLIWGNNDTITPPFVGKEFNKLIPNSELHFIDKCGHAPMMERPDEFNEILNGFLTKLNTPVPV, encoded by the coding sequence ATGAACTACGAAATAATACAGGAAGGAAAGTTTAAGTATATCGAAGTCGGTGAAGGCGAACCGCTCATGCTGTTGCATGGGTTGTTTGGTGCATTAAGTAACTTCAAAGATCTGCTTGATTATTTCAGCAAACGCAACAAAGTGGTTGTACCAATGCTCCCTTTGTTTGAGCTTGACTTACTTCATACTTCAGTTGGCGGCTTAGAAAAATACGTTCAGAAGTTTATTGAATTTAAAGGATATGACAACATCCACATGCTTGGTAATTCACTGGGAGGCCATGTTGCATTGGTGCATGTGCTGAAACATCCTCAACGCATTAAATCACTTATACTAACAGGCAGTTCCGGCTTGTTTGAAAACGGAATGGGTGATACCTATCCTAAACGTGGCGATTATGAGTACATCCGCAAAAAAACGGAGGTAACATTTTACGACCCCGCAATGGCAACAAAAGAATTGGTTGATGAAGTATACGATATCGTCAATCAACGGTTGAAAGTAATTAAAGTAATTGCGCTGGCGAAGAGTGCCATTCGTAATAACCTTGGTGATGAATTGAAGGAAATAAAAACTCCAACTCTTCTCATTTGGGGAAATAACGATACAATCACGCCACCGTTTGTAGGAAAAGAATTCAACAAACTCATTCCGAATTCTGAACTCCATTTTATTGATAAATGTGGCCATGCACCGATGATGGAACGACCGGATGAGTTTAACGAAATATTAAATGGGTTCCTTACCAAGTTAAATACGCCGGTACCCGTCTAA
- a CDS encoding CBS domain-containing protein: MTAAELISNHIPTLQTTDTVRQALDWMNENRTTELPVVTDQKYVGLVYEDDIEEEDETSSIAPFLHDGKPVNINPADFFLVPLKIMHQQKLSLLPVVKEDGELMGIITRDDLLQAASHYNAAAVPGGIVILQMQPNSFYISEIGRIVESNNAKIIHLNTWTDSSTGELMVAIKVNKNDIQDILSSFERYEYNVIQYFGENLSEEELRLNYDHLMNYLNI, translated from the coding sequence ATGACAGCAGCCGAACTCATATCAAACCACATACCCACACTTCAAACCACAGATACGGTTCGGCAGGCTTTGGATTGGATGAATGAAAACAGAACCACTGAGCTTCCCGTCGTTACTGATCAAAAGTATGTTGGGCTTGTGTACGAAGACGATATTGAAGAGGAAGATGAGACTTCCAGCATTGCCCCGTTTCTTCACGATGGCAAACCGGTAAATATTAATCCCGCCGATTTCTTCCTTGTTCCATTAAAAATTATGCATCAGCAGAAGCTGAGCCTTTTACCTGTTGTGAAGGAAGACGGTGAATTGATGGGCATCATTACAAGGGACGATCTGTTGCAGGCAGCATCACATTATAATGCGGCAGCCGTTCCGGGAGGCATTGTAATTTTACAAATGCAGCCAAACAGTTTTTATATTTCTGAAATTGGCCGGATTGTTGAATCTAATAACGCAAAGATCATTCATTTGAACACCTGGACAGATAGTTCAACGGGTGAGCTGATGGTGGCCATTAAAGTAAATAAGAACGATATACAAGATATACTTTCTTCGTTTGAACGTTACGAATACAATGTGATTCAGTATTTTGGCGAAAACCTTTCAGAAGAAGAGCTGCGCTTGAATTACGATCATCTCATGAACTATCTTAACATATAG
- a CDS encoding POTRA domain-containing protein, producing the protein MRPTKVHTICLLILLQVVVGRLYAQPSVAIETAKENLRKVIRQLPDSVEFVVRSVTVTGNKKTKSYIILREVPFSQGSKMFSSQMEELLDQARLNVSNTQLFLEVIPKITAWDEKQVDILFEVKERWYLFPFPYFKLVDRNVNQWLTEQNRSLERVNYGLKLNWDNVSGRRDKLNFNFVNGYTREYSIFYEQPYADRKLERGFLGSIYYKQSRQMAYATDSNKQAFYPANNGQINDFVRTTFKMEAGFTVRKGVNHRHTFRLSYAKESVADTISKLIADNSLKGYLPYFTENRSKQEFGEFSYSYQYYNANNIVYPWKGFLFNGSFMQRGLGAKGMNLWQFSGKAGKFFQLAKKTSVSAVGYYMVKVPFKQPMYNIGALGYGDWFLRGLEYYVIDGVQAGILKGTIRQEVLNLNVPTFLFKNEKYKKIPFKIIAKVYGDIGASHLPAYTNSILNNRFLYTYGAGIDVLSYYDFIARIEYSFNQLGEKGLFLHVRRDF; encoded by the coding sequence ATGCGGCCAACAAAGGTTCATACTATTTGCCTGCTCATTCTCCTGCAGGTTGTTGTTGGGCGGCTATATGCACAACCATCAGTTGCAATAGAAACAGCAAAAGAAAATTTACGTAAAGTCATTCGTCAACTGCCTGATTCGGTTGAATTTGTTGTTCGTTCAGTTACTGTAACAGGGAATAAAAAAACAAAATCATACATCATCCTGCGTGAAGTGCCTTTCAGTCAAGGATCAAAAATGTTCAGCAGCCAAATGGAGGAACTACTCGACCAGGCAAGACTGAATGTTTCTAATACGCAACTGTTTCTTGAAGTAATACCTAAGATAACTGCATGGGATGAAAAACAAGTAGACATTCTGTTTGAAGTAAAAGAGCGATGGTATTTATTTCCCTTCCCTTATTTTAAATTAGTCGATCGAAATGTTAACCAATGGCTGACTGAACAAAACAGGAGTCTTGAACGTGTGAATTATGGGTTGAAATTGAACTGGGATAATGTATCAGGAAGAAGAGATAAGCTCAATTTTAATTTCGTTAATGGCTACACACGAGAGTATTCAATTTTCTATGAACAACCTTATGCCGATAGAAAACTTGAAAGGGGTTTTTTAGGCAGCATTTATTACAAGCAGTCGAGGCAAATGGCCTACGCAACAGACAGTAACAAGCAGGCATTCTATCCGGCAAACAATGGGCAGATCAATGATTTTGTTCGCACAACGTTTAAAATGGAAGCCGGATTCACCGTCAGGAAAGGTGTAAATCATCGTCATACGTTTCGTCTTAGTTATGCAAAAGAATCAGTAGCAGATACGATCAGTAAGTTGATTGCTGATAACTCGCTCAAAGGATACCTTCCTTATTTTACTGAAAACAGATCGAAGCAGGAGTTTGGAGAATTTTCGTATTCATATCAATACTACAACGCTAATAATATTGTATACCCGTGGAAGGGATTTCTTTTCAACGGTTCATTTATGCAAAGGGGTTTAGGAGCTAAAGGAATGAATCTGTGGCAGTTTTCCGGTAAAGCGGGTAAATTTTTCCAGTTAGCTAAAAAGACTTCGGTTTCTGCTGTTGGATATTATATGGTGAAAGTACCTTTCAAACAACCAATGTATAATATTGGTGCGCTGGGTTATGGTGATTGGTTTTTACGTGGGCTCGAATACTATGTTATTGATGGCGTGCAGGCTGGTATCCTAAAGGGAACAATAAGACAGGAAGTATTAAATCTGAATGTTCCAACTTTCTTATTTAAAAACGAGAAGTATAAAAAGATACCTTTTAAAATTATTGCAAAGGTTTACGGCGATATTGGAGCAAGTCATTTGCCTGCCTATACAAATAGTATTCTAAACAATCGTTTTCTGTATACGTATGGTGCGGGTATTGATGTGTTGAGTTACTACGATTTTATTGCCCGCATCGAATATTCGTTTAACCAGTTGGGCGAAAAGGGATTATTTTTACATGTACGCAGAGATTTTTAA
- a CDS encoding NAD kinase — translation MKVAIYSRVFESDQKEDIQRLLKELKANNIRAHIYRGFYEQIKEQIHFDEEPPIFHSSEELDDTFECMISLGGDGTLLDTVTMVRELPIPLLGINFGRLGFLASIGREEVETVVASLKNHTYVEDERTLIHLDSNMPLFGDTPYALNEFAIHKLDTSSMIKIHAYLNGEFLNSYWADGLIVATPTGSTGYSLSCNGPVVFPDSGSFVITPVAPHNLNVRPIVVPDNNIISFEIEGRADSFLCTLDSRKEIVHKTIQLAVKKEDFTVSLIRLNENNFLQTLRNKLSWGLDRRN, via the coding sequence ATGAAAGTAGCTATCTACAGCCGGGTGTTTGAGTCTGATCAGAAAGAAGATATTCAACGTTTATTAAAAGAATTGAAGGCGAACAATATCCGTGCACATATCTACAGAGGTTTTTATGAGCAGATAAAAGAGCAAATTCATTTTGATGAAGAGCCGCCTATATTTCATTCTTCTGAAGAACTTGATGATACATTTGAATGCATGATCAGCCTTGGTGGCGATGGTACATTGCTCGACACCGTTACAATGGTGAGAGAATTGCCCATACCGTTGCTTGGCATCAACTTTGGCCGTCTTGGTTTCCTCGCAAGTATCGGTCGTGAAGAAGTAGAAACCGTAGTGGCTTCATTAAAGAATCATACCTATGTTGAAGATGAACGCACTCTTATTCATCTCGATAGCAACATGCCACTCTTTGGTGACACACCATACGCTCTCAATGAATTTGCTATCCACAAACTCGATACATCGTCCATGATAAAAATTCATGCTTACCTTAACGGTGAGTTTTTGAACAGTTACTGGGCCGATGGATTAATTGTGGCAACACCAACGGGTTCAACCGGCTATTCACTCAGTTGTAATGGTCCTGTTGTTTTCCCTGATTCAGGAAGTTTCGTCATAACCCCCGTTGCACCGCATAACCTGAACGTACGTCCCATTGTTGTGCCCGACAACAACATCATTTCGTTTGAAATTGAAGGCAGGGCCGATAGTTTTTTGTGTACACTCGATTCAAGAAAAGAGATCGTTCATAAAACCATACAACTGGCGGTGAAGAAAGAAGATTTTACAGTAAGCCTCATTCGTTTAAATGAGAACAACTTCCTCCAAACCTTACGCAACAAACTTTCGTGGGGCCTCGACCGCAGAAACTAA
- the porG gene encoding type IX secretion system protein PorG produces the protein MKTLLFTLILLSLCVAPFIVRAQYDGYKHEGEFGVQLGAAHYFGDLNPDKKLNRPKLAGGVFFRKQINNYVAIRIGANFAQLGYSDIYEKKNEFRMRRNLSFNTNLWELMLQGDFNFFRFNPTNPGERFTPYITFGAGVFNFDPYAYLNDTKYFLRPLGTEGQGSAAYPDRKLYSTTAFAFPVGIGVKFALTDRTNLNFEIAHRFTTTDFIDDVSGTYAGLATFPVGSPASFLQDRSYETGTPIGVAGTQRGFSGPRDQYIMATVGITFSITSYKCPTAN, from the coding sequence ATGAAAACATTGCTTTTTACCCTTATTCTGCTCTCTTTGTGTGTTGCTCCTTTCATTGTTCGTGCCCAGTATGATGGCTACAAGCATGAAGGGGAATTTGGTGTTCAGCTAGGCGCTGCCCATTATTTCGGCGACCTCAACCCCGACAAAAAACTCAACCGCCCAAAACTTGCAGGTGGAGTTTTCTTCCGAAAACAAATAAATAACTATGTAGCTATACGCATTGGAGCCAATTTTGCCCAATTAGGGTACAGTGATATTTATGAAAAGAAAAATGAGTTTCGGATGCGTCGGAACCTGAGTTTTAATACCAATTTATGGGAGCTGATGTTACAGGGCGATTTTAATTTCTTCCGTTTCAATCCCACAAATCCAGGCGAACGGTTTACACCTTATATCACGTTTGGTGCAGGCGTCTTCAACTTCGATCCATATGCTTATTTGAATGATACCAAGTATTTCCTCCGTCCATTAGGGACTGAAGGACAAGGTTCTGCTGCTTATCCCGATCGTAAACTCTATTCAACAACTGCCTTTGCTTTTCCGGTGGGTATAGGTGTAAAATTTGCATTGACAGACAGAACAAATCTCAATTTCGAGATTGCTCATCGCTTTACCACTACTGATTTTATTGATGATGTTTCCGGTACATATGCAGGACTTGCAACATTTCCTGTAGGGTCACCTGCATCTTTTTTGCAGGACAGAAGTTATGAAACAGGCACTCCCATTGGCGTTGCAGGAACACAGAGGGGTTTTAGCGGTCCACGTGATCAGTATATAATGGCAACAGTTGGCATTACCTTCAGCATTACTTCATATAAGTGCCCTACAGCCAATTAA
- a CDS encoding DUF6268 family outer membrane beta-barrel protein yields MRKGLLFLFIVFTVTVSIAQPYVDVLNVRMIQSPDQGFIRRNNHKNSFEYFNASLTLPMRFKKTGGALIISPYVENWQVNLPDRNKPASLIVEREQFFPTGIGLPITLLTPIKRSKFLLNTTMILRNNAEKISLPGSFQAGGFVVMNYKINPKLTLKAGLYYNREAFGNFFMPIAGLEFKIDSTFQIWGALPGSLFLEKKLKKRWYAGLTFKAVNNSYQLFNGRYIQFNDNQLSLFSDFYFTKNLVLNLEAGHSLFRRIRLGNSGRIKQYVYEEKINDNLLFRVSAIYRIRL; encoded by the coding sequence ATGCGAAAAGGACTCCTCTTTCTGTTCATTGTCTTTACCGTAACGGTTTCCATTGCGCAACCTTATGTTGATGTATTGAATGTACGTATGATCCAATCACCCGACCAAGGATTCATCCGAAGGAACAACCACAAAAATTCATTTGAATATTTCAACGCTTCGCTTACGTTGCCCATGCGTTTTAAAAAAACTGGAGGGGCATTGATCATCAGTCCATACGTTGAAAACTGGCAAGTGAATCTTCCGGATAGAAATAAACCAGCTTCACTTATCGTGGAAAGAGAGCAATTTTTCCCAACAGGCATCGGTCTTCCTATCACACTTCTTACTCCAATAAAGCGTTCTAAATTTCTTCTCAACACAACAATGATCCTACGCAACAATGCAGAGAAAATAAGTTTACCCGGCTCTTTCCAGGCTGGCGGGTTTGTTGTGATGAATTATAAGATCAACCCAAAACTAACCTTAAAAGCAGGGTTGTATTATAACCGTGAAGCCTTTGGCAATTTCTTTATGCCAATAGCGGGGCTGGAATTTAAAATTGACAGCACTTTTCAAATATGGGGAGCATTGCCAGGCTCACTTTTTCTTGAAAAAAAATTGAAGAAACGCTGGTATGCCGGGCTTACATTTAAAGCAGTAAACAACAGTTACCAGTTATTTAACGGAAGATATATTCAATTTAACGACAACCAACTCAGTCTATTCTCTGATTTTTATTTCACTAAAAACTTAGTGTTGAATCTGGAGGCAGGGCATAGTTTATTTCGCCGGATCAGATTGGGTAACAGCGGAAGAATTAAGCAATATGTTTATGAAGAAAAAATAAACGATAACCTGTTGTTTCGGGTTTCGGCTATTTACCGTATACGCTTATGA
- the rplM gene encoding 50S ribosomal protein L13 gives MSKLHFTTKHANEATVQRNWYVVDGTNQTVGRMSSKIAAILRGKNKAYYTPHVDCGDYVIVINADKVVFTGTKIDYKEYHNFSGYPGGQKIEIAKDLLRRRPEVVVERAVKGMLPKNRLGRKMYKKLFVYAGDKHSHIAQQPKELKF, from the coding sequence ATGAGCAAACTACATTTCACTACGAAGCATGCGAACGAGGCTACTGTGCAACGTAACTGGTACGTTGTGGACGGCACCAATCAAACCGTTGGACGCATGAGTTCAAAAATCGCTGCAATCCTTCGTGGTAAAAACAAAGCCTATTACACTCCCCACGTTGACTGTGGAGATTATGTAATCGTAATTAACGCCGATAAGGTTGTTTTCACTGGTACAAAAATCGACTACAAAGAATACCACAACTTCAGTGGTTACCCAGGTGGTCAGAAAATTGAAATCGCAAAAGACCTTCTGCGTCGTCGTCCGGAAGTGGTTGTTGAGCGTGCTGTAAAAGGTATGCTTCCTAAAAACCGTCTTGGTCGTAAGATGTACAAAAAGTTGTTTGTGTATGCTGGCGATAAACATTCACACATTGCACAACAACCAAAAGAACTGAAGTTCTAA
- the rpsI gene encoding 30S ribosomal protein S9, translating into MEKQKNAVGRRKEAITRVFMSKGTGNITVNDKNYKQYFSLMYLQNQVEAPLKAVDSLDKFDVKVNATGGGIKGQAEAIKLGIARALLEVNPEYRPVLKAAGLLKRDPRGVERKKFGHKKARRSFQFSKR; encoded by the coding sequence ATGGAAAAGCAAAAAAACGCAGTTGGTCGCCGTAAAGAAGCCATTACCCGGGTGTTTATGAGCAAGGGTACCGGTAACATTACTGTGAACGACAAAAATTACAAACAATATTTCAGCCTGATGTATTTACAAAATCAGGTGGAAGCTCCTTTAAAAGCAGTTGATTCATTAGATAAGTTTGATGTAAAAGTGAATGCAACCGGCGGAGGTATTAAAGGACAGGCCGAAGCGATTAAGCTGGGTATTGCCCGTGCATTACTTGAAGTAAATCCTGAGTATCGTCCTGTATTAAAAGCTGCAGGTTTATTAAAGCGTGATCCACGTGGTGTTGAACGTAAGAAATTTGGTCATAAGAAAGCACGTAGAAGCTTCCAGTTCTCTAAACGTTAA